One genomic region from Macrobrachium rosenbergii isolate ZJJX-2024 chromosome 1, ASM4041242v1, whole genome shotgun sequence encodes:
- the LOC136826619 gene encoding cyclin-dependent kinase 20-like, whose translation MENYSVVGRIGEGAHGVVVRAKHNITGQMVALKKIPLRRLDQGMPLTALREIKALQELNAKHIVVRLLSVFPEGAGFVLAFELMLGDLGEMIRDATRPLTAAEIKSYMVMLLSGVAHLHHHHIMHRDLKPANLLISSTGHLKIADLGLCRVFKKNSKCLYSHQVATRWYRAPELLYGARQYDEGVDLWSVGCIFGEMVNNSPVFPGESDIDQLCVVLQILGTPNELTWPGLSQLPDYKKITFPESKAVPLEQVLPDAPSDAMDLIKKFLVYYSAKRLAANKALLHTYFFSAPLPTPVEEMPRPPKEKKPPPTTTDYITDFPIHHISDAIRNRLETLYMEH comes from the exons ATGGAGAATTACAGCGTCGTCGGTCGCATAGGGGAGGGAGCCCATGGAGTTGTGGTCAGGGCAAAGCATAACATAACGGGGCAGATGGTTGCCCTCAAAAAGATACCCCTTCGAAGACTTGATCAAGGCATGCCTCTGACCGCTCTGAGGGAGATAAAGGCTCTGCAGGAACTCAATGCAAAACACATA GTGGTTCGACTCCTGAGTGTGTTTCCAGAGGGAGCTGGATTCGTTCTAGCCTTCGAACTCATGCTGGGAGACCTTGGCGAGATGATTCGAGATGCAACTCGTCCTCTGACAGCTGCCGAGATAAAATCTTACATGGTGATGCTGTTATCGGGAGTTGCTCACCTCCACCACCATCACATCATGCACAGG gATCTGAAGCCAGCAAATTTACTAATCAGCTCGACTGGACATCTGAAAATTGCAGACCTTGGTCTCTGTAGGGTGTTCAAGAAAAATTCTAAGTGCCTTTATTCACATCAG GTCGCTACAAGGTGGTACAGAGCACCTGAACTTCTTTATGGGGCGCGTCAGTACGATGAAGGCGTGGACCTTTGGTCTGTTGGGTGCATatttggagaaatggtgaacaaCTCACCTGTTTTTCCC GGAGAAAGCGACATAGATCAACTGTGTGTAGTGTTGCAGATATTAGGAACTCCGAATGAATTAACATGGCCTGGTCTTTCACAACTgccagattataaaaaaattacattcccaGAGTCCAAGGCAGTACCACTAGAACAG GTACTCCCAGATGCTCCAAGTGATGCAATGGACCTCATCAAGAAATTTCTTGTATACTATTCAGCCAAAAGGTTGGCAGCAAATAAG GCGCTTCTTCATACTTACTTCTTCTCGGCCCCTCTGCCTACTCCAGTGGAAGAAATGCCCCGTCCACCTAAGGAGAAGAAACCTCCTCCTACGACAACTGATTACATTACAGATTTCCCGATACATCACATTTCTGATGCCATACGAAACAGACTTGAAACACTTTACATGgaacattaa
- the LOC136826678 gene encoding uncharacterized protein: MDDASDSCEANIPKEIKASVIASTQFFKVSNPLEQLDAAGPLKKHIIVVTSQGYLMELHSGEILRYTKLKKRDVKKVLVHHEFQPPQLYIVFLCLHDVAYAASYSDFKIIHQWQGVKDIISDDPDEIGVPSLRLTHSSGKTSVITSLQLFSPCLSIESEDEEVSETERGKQDAVSALANRLKSGMKHIEFLNSQKKMKEAIILKKLAAIQSLLGSQNVVDDDTLLTTVHINDEEEDGNFDHDLPQGSTSDGCLEIASVRQKTIHDKWVIGLNVVNNSERTLICNMQLMLHVSKGTSTIGYTTKILKVIQRRLPSNSSKDQDSKLKVSIEKLDPPILRPKKRACILGICGIPDFTEGPSVVCSGLVNYTCRTLNPAATQDLFPTKSTSQRFQVAFEPVELCIQDLHTHHVVIEKNLPQAGVPYSSVALIGGSTYNGITLTSLFSPLDSLIKRISSEHEMVKVPGVSDMYYFYPEKCHPLAFSAVTFLTVNSHRVDLGFYTRDDNQAIILAHSLLAAMPRDVCIQPAMSHSQNHQKDSENIRQQLLVKMKEATSFVVDGYSFK, translated from the exons atggaTGACGCAAGTGACAGTTGTGAAGCAAACATTCCCAAGGAAATAAAAGCATCAGTGATTGCTAGCACACAGTTCTTCAAAGTATCAAATCCTTTGGAGCAGTTAGATGCAGCTG GTCCTTTGAAGAAACACATTATAGTCGTAACCAGTCAGGGATATTTAATGGAGCTTCACAGTGGAGAAATACTCAGATATACTAAACTCAAAAAGCGAGATGTAAAAAAG gttttagttCATCATGAATTCCAGCCGCCACAGCTGTATATCGTCTTCTTGTGTCTTCATGACGTGGCTTACGCAGCATCGTACAGTGACTTTAAG aTCATTCATCAGTGGCAAGGTGTAAAGGATATAATCTCTGATGATCCCGATGAGATTGGCGTACCATCATTGCGATTAACACATTCATCTG ggAAAACCAGTGTTATAACTTCTCTCCAGCTTTTTTCACCTTGCCTCTCCATTGAAAGCGAAGATGAGGAAGTTTCAGAAACGGAGAGAGGGAAGCAAGATGCTGTATCTGCTTTAGCCAATAGACTAAAG AGCGGCATGAAGCACATTGAATTTTTGAATAgccagaagaaaatgaaagaagccaTCATCCTGAAAAAACTAGCAGCCATTCAGTCTCTACTTGGAAGTCAAAATGTTGTGGATGATGAT ACCCTGTTGACAACAGTACATATTAATGATGAGGAAGAAGATGGGAATTTTGACCATGATCTACCCCAAGGCAGCACTTCAGATGGGTGTCTGGAAATAGCATCTGTTAGACAGAAGACCATCCACGATAAGTGGGTTATTGGTCTCAATGTCGTCAACAACAGTGAAAG GACATTGATTTGTAACATGCAACTCATGCTACATGTATCTAAAGGTACAAGTACTATAGGTTATACTACCAAAATCCTTAAAGTCATCCAACGAAGACTGCCCAGTAACTCCTCCAAGGACCAAGATTCTAAATTGAAAGTCTCTATAGAGAAACTTGACCCTCCGATTTTAAGGCCTAAAAAAAGAGCTTGTATTCTTG GTATTTGTGGGATCCCAGACTTTACAGAAGGTCCAAGTGTTGTGTGTTCGGGATTAGTTAATTATACTTGCAGAACACTTAATCCAGCAGCAACACAGGACCTGTTCCCTACGAAATCAACATCACAGCGTTTTCAGGTTGCTTTTGAACCAGTTGAATTATGCATTCAGGATTTGCACACCCACCATGTTGTCATAGAGAAGAATCTTCCTCAGGCGG GTGTTCCATACTCAAGTGTTGCATTAATTGGAGGAAGCACTTACAACGGCATTACGCTTACTAGCCTCTTTTCTCCATTGGACAGCTTGATAAAGAGAATAAGCTCTGAGCATGAAATGGTGAAG GTCCCTGGTGTGAGTGACATGTATTACTTTTATCCAGAAAAGTGTCATCCTCTAGCATTTTCAGCTGTGACTTTCCTTACGGTGAATTCACATCGTGTGGATCTTGGTTTCTATACAAG AGATGACAACCAGGCTATAATACTTGCCCATTCCTTGTTGGCTGCAATGCCACGAGATGTTTGTATTCAGCCAGCCATGAGTCATAGTCAGAATCATCAGAAGGACTCTGAGAACATTCGACAACAGCTGTTAGTGAAAATGAAAGAGGCAACTTCTTTTGTTGTGGATGGTTACAGTTTCAAGTGA
- the LOC136840325 gene encoding meckelin: MVVVSTLSWAPGVGGQDCAGGIDGCHVGSVFVVLQCSCVAASSVVAYVAPAEYFDHISLQCVACKANQTSGADRSSCSCDPGFRVVYEGNELQCEACPQYHVASRDKLNCVPCSNSSVYNATTRECQPCLDSMEILSDKFTDGTSIGSMECVMCSNESIPGDGACVPCHSSFYSASGGSCLCPKTHVAIEGICIQQADVEKVPDKENSYVVNYDNGMKVLSSFFEANFQLAAALCTFSKNSTACQLLSNLCVMLHYTFDEDDNACHFYREQFGDNFINIPDHVPWLYYTEGEAKVYLSKTRLKTYYSFRKSDPDSRLNFTVAKYSADGILLQYGRLEDTLTLCPLIDYHLNTVVRFGTTFSKSCLIKVKDLWDSYETVFYDVFLQYYDDDEQMIYAVPVLNLNYKEDEIFINQKGDRQWQLTRRFFIIDNLSGKGSLSLKTRDYNQRARVVRYAQSIEIVIQLREEGSHGQIYPPLIKVVYGEINDELYDTDEKVETTLRVTYTMDYTKIQEDLSIAVGVMSAFATLWSLVATWSWSRRCGKLNIDVPTIIHFILTICGNLANIFFIVMFFSCFYWTVFFKRQDVVHLFLLTETQEEIVKQYMIAACVLKLFQVIHILIVQVTLDMFIIDWEQPRAKNSLPHPQISGNVNDEKGSKGEQNPISIWRTYFIANEWNELQTHRKIDLGCQLFTTLMFLKVFGFENFAIADPRSHLRLEDTDYVPPQSYVCRFAVSVTIYGIIAALQWIYKAAFYERCIENKLQQFIDLCSIANISIFILEHKMYGYYIHGRSVHGYADVDMHSFYEQLKREEEDLCGHRGLEPSSECQTFEVAITNRFREQYDHILQPVKGFIGMKRQGNHGRMPSSEMEQSFQAHETMKRFFGMFLQHAVKDLDYIVKDKLFLESLLDLEFQEVDERCLFFRDNNHCFDKVLFCGHEVSFVMLELLLFTFVDLLSYDFVLSAVVTFVVSYFIKKIRYAGGRKNVVSKTLVDQRFLV, from the exons atggttgtcgtgtcgactctgtcatgggcgcctggagttggaggacagGACTGTGCTGGAGGGATAGATGGTTGccatgtcggctctgtctttgttgtcctgcagtgttcctgtgttgcagcttcgtctgtggtGGCATATGTAGCTCcggct GAGTATTTTGATCACATTAGCCTCCAGTGTGTAGCCTGCAAGGCGAATCAGACGTCAGGAGCTGACCGGTCCTCGTGTAGTTGTGATCCAGGTTTTAGGGTGGTCTACGAAGGCAATGAATTACAGTGCGAAGCCTGTCCTCAGTACCACGTTGCCTCTCGAGATAAGCTAAATTGTGTGCCTTGTTCAAATTCCTCCGTTTATAATGCCACCACTAGGGAATGTCAGCCATGCCTTGACTCTATGGAAATTTTGTCCGATAAGTTCACTGACGGGACGTCCATAGGTAGTATGGAATGTGTGATGTGTTCGAATGAGAGCATTCCCGGTGACGGTGCTTGCGTTCCCTGTCACTCTTCGTTTTACAGTGCCAGTGGAGGATCGTGCCTTTGTCCTAAAACACACGTTGCAATAGAGGGAATTTGCATTCAGCAAGCAGATGTTGAAAAGGTGCCTGACAAAGAGAATAGTTATGTCGTTAATTATGACAATGGTATGAAAGTCTTGTCTTCTTTTTTTGAGGCTAATTTCCAGTTGGCTGCTGCTCTTTGTACCTTTTCAAAGAATTCAACAGCGTGTCAGCTCCTCAGCAATTTGTGTGTTATGCTTCATTACACAtttgatgaagatgataatgCATGTCATTTTTATAGGGAACAGTTTGGTGATAATTTTATTAACATCCCAGATCACGTTCCATGGTTGTACTATACAGAGGGTGAGGCAAAAGTATATCTTTCGAAAACTCGTTTAAAAACCTATTACAGTTTTAGGAAAAGTGACCCAGACTCCAGATTAAATTTCACAGTAGCAAAGTACTCGGCTGATGGTATCTTGCTACAGTATGGGAGACTGGAAGATACATTAACACTCTGCCCTCTAATTGATTATCATCTGAACACAGTGGTCAGATTTGGGACAACATTCTCCAAGAGTTGCCTTATTAAGGTTAAGGATCTATGGGATTCTTATGAGACtgttttttatgatgtttttcttcagtattatgatgatgatgaacaaatGATATATGCAGTGCCAGTTTTAAATCTCAATTACAAggaagatgaaatattcattaaccAGAAAGGTGACAGGCAGTGGCAGTTAACTCGTCGATTTTTCATTATTGACAATTTGAGTGGGAAGGGAAGTCTTTCCCTGAAGACTCGCGACTATAATCAAAGAGCAAGGGTAGTTAGATATGCTCAGAGCATTGAAATCGTTATTCAGCTTCGTGAGGAAGGAAGTCATGGTCAGATATATCCTCCTCTTATTAAGGTTGTTTATGGTGAAATTAATGATGAATTGTATGACACCGATGAAAAAGTGGAGACAACGTTGCGTGTCACCTATACAATGGACTACACAAAGATACAAGAAGATTTGTCAATTGCTGTTGGTGTCATGAGTGCCTTTGCCACTCTTTGGTCTCTAGTAGCCACTTGGAGTTGGTCAAGACGTTGTGGAAAATTAAACATAGATGTACCCACTATTATTCACTTTATATTAACCATTTGTGGTAACCTtgcaaacatattttttattgtaatgtttttctcatgtttttacTGGACTGTATTCTTCAAGAGGCAGGATGTAGTGCATTTGTTTTTGCTTACTGAGACTCAAGAAGAGATTGTAAAACAGTATATGATAGCTGCCTGTGTGTTAAAGTTGTTTCAGGTCATACATATCCTTATTGTTCAAGTTACTCTTGATATGTTCATAATTGACTGGGAACAACCTCGGGCAAAGAATTCTCTTCCACATCCACAGATCTCTGGGAATGTAAATGATGAAAAAGGAAGTAAGGGAGAACAGAACCCAATTAGTATTTGGAGAACATATTTCATAGCAAATGAATGGAATGAATTACAGACTCACAGGAAAATAGATCTTGGTTGCCAGCTCTTCACAACTTTGATGTTTTTGAAAGTGTTTGGGTTTGAAAATTTTGCCATTGCAGATCCAAGGTCCCATCTTAGGCTTGAAGATACAGATTATGTTCCTCCTCAGAGCTATGTTTGCAGATTTGCTGTCAGTGTAACAATATATGGTATAATTGCTGCACTTCAGTGGATATATAAAGCAGCATTCTATGAAAGATGTATAGAAAACAAGCTTCAACAATTCATTGATTTGTGTTCCATAGCAAATATTAGCATATTTATACTTGAACATAAAATGTATGGATATTACATTCATGGAAGATCTGTTCATGGATATGCAGATGTTGATATGCACTCCTTTTATGAGCagctgaagagggaagaagaagatcTTTGTGGACATAGGGGACTCGAGCCCTCGAGTGAATGTCAGACATTTGAAGTAGCCATTACCAACAGATTTCGTGAGCAATATGACCACATATTGCAACCAGTCAAAGGTTTTATTGGAATGAAGAGACAAGGCAATCATGGTAGAATGCCTTCTAGTGAGATGGAGCAGAGTTTTCAAGCACATGAAACCATGAAAAGGTTTTTTGGAATGTTTCTCCAGCATGCTGTGAAAGATTTAGATTATATTGTAAAAGACAAGTTATTCCTTGAAAGTTTGTTAGACCTAGAGTTTCAAGAGGTTGATGAGAGATGCCTTTTCTTTCGTGATAATAATCACTGTTTTGATAAAGTTTTATTCTGTGGTCACGAAGTTTCTTTCGTAATGCTTGAGCTCCTGCTTTTCACTTTTGTTGATCTGCTCTCTTATGATTTTGTGTTGTCGGCTGTTGTTACCTTCGTTGTTTCCTACTTTATTAAAAAGATTCGCTATGCTGGTGGTCGAAAGAATGTTGTTAGTAAAACATTAGTGGACCAAAGATTTTTAGTGTGA